The genomic region TCCATGAGGAGCAGGTTGGAGGGGCGCAGGAGCAGCTTGGCGAGCGCCAGGCGGTTTCTTTCCCCGCCGGAGAGGACCCCGACCTTCTTGTGGATGTCGTCGCCGGAAAAGAGAAAGGCACCAAGGATGTCGCGCAGCTGCGGCACCATGTCGAACGGGGCGTCCGCCAGGAGTTCGTCGTAGGCGCTCCTGGAGGCCTCGAGCTCCTGCGCCTGGTCCTGTGCGAAGTAGTCCTTGATCACGTTGTGCCCGTCCTTAACACTCCCCGAGCTCACGTCGGCGCTTGCCAGCACCCGCATCAGGGTCGACTTGCCTGCCCCGTTGTGCCCGACGAGCGCGATCCTCTCGCCGCTCTCCACGGTGAGGTCGATGCCGTTCAGGACCACGTTGCTGCCGTAGGCCTTGGTGACGTTGGTCAACTCCATCACGGTCTTGCCGCTCTTGGGAGGGGTGGGGAAGCTGAAGCGGATCTTCTTTCTCTCCGGCGGCAGCACGATCCGTTCGATCTTCTCCAGCTGCTTGATGCGCGACTGCACCAGCGCCGCCTTGTCGGTCTTGTAGCGGAAGCGGGAGATGAAATCCTCGATCTTCTCCACCTCCTCGTCCTGGCGCTTTTTCGCGTCCCTGAGCGCCGAGACCCGCTCCTCCCTAAGCACCAGATAGCGGCTGTAGTTGCAGTGGTAGTCGGAGATGTCGTGGTTCCAGACCTCGGCTATGCGCGAGCAGACCTGGTCCAGGAAGAAGCGGTCATGGGAGACCAGCATGACCGAGTACGGGTAGCCCTGCAGGTACCCTTCGAGCCAGTTGCGCGCCTCGATGTCCAAGTGGTTGGTCGGCTCGTCCAGAAGAAGCACGTTCGGTTTCTTCAAGAGCAGCTTCGCCAGCGCGATGCGCATCTGCCAGCCCCCGGAGAACTCGCCGCACTCCTTCTCCCAGTCGGCGGGGGAGAAGCCGAGGCCGGTGAGGACGTTCCCCACCTCGCTCTCCATCGAATAGCCCCCCTTGAGGCGAAACTCCTCTTGGAGGTGACCGAAGCGGTCGAGCAGCTGGTCGTGTCCCGGGGCGTCGTGGGACTCGCGCTCCAGGCGCGCCGTGAGCTGCGCAATCTCCCTCTCTATATCCTGCAGTTCGGAGAGCGCCGTCATCACCTCGGCGAAGAGAGGCTGTCCCTTGGCCACGATCCCATCCTGGGGGAGGTAGCCTACCGTTCCGCCGCGCGCTATCTGTATCTCGCCGCTGGTGCTTTCCACCTCGCCCGCGATGATGCGCATCAAGGTCGATTTGCCGGCGCCGTTCTCGCCGACCAGGCCCACGCGCTCGCCCTTTTTCAGGTGCCAGCTGATCTCGGTGAAAAGCGGTTTGCCCGCGAAATCCTTGGAGAGTTTCTTCAGGTGCAGCATGTCTGGAGGTTCCTTTTGGGAGATGAGAGATGGGGCCAAGCCCTGCACATTAACGGGGTATTGTAGGTGGTGAGGCGGGAGTTTGTCAAACTTCAAACAAACCATTGGCAAGGAGGACTTCTGAGGACTTCAAAACCTTTAGCCACGGAGAAAATCTGAGAAAACCAAAGTCAGATTTTCCCAGAAGTTCTCCTTGTGAGCGGTCTCAGGGTTTCTTCTCCTTCCCCTCGAGGTAGTCGGCGAGGATGGTGCGGCTGTGCTCGTCGTCGTGACAGTAGACGCAGAGGTTCTCCCAGTTGCTTCCATCCGGCGGGTTGTAGTTGTGGTTGCCGTCTTTGTGGTGCACGGTCAAAAGGTGCAGGTTGGCAAGCTCGAACTCCCTCCCGCACTTGGCGCAGATCCAGCCGTGCAGCTTGAGCGAGCGCTCCCGGTAGTTGTCGGGGCGCTGCTGCTCTCCGCGCATCTTGCGGACCAGCTCGTCTATCTCCTCGGCGCTCTTGGGCTCAACGCTCTTAGGCCCGCGCGGGCGAAACGATGGGCTCATCTCTGCCTCCTTTCCTGGGCCTACAGGTTCCCTTTCAGCCCGATGGCTTCGGCTTCGGTGCGCATCCCCTCGATGGTGTCGGAGATCAGTTCGGGAAGCTCGACGCCGATCATGGCAGCCCCCTTCTCGATGACGGAGCGGTCGGCGCCGGCGGCAAAAGCCTTGTCCTTCCACTTCTTGGTGACGCTCTTCACCGGGAGGTCCAGGATGCTCTTGGACGGCCGCACGAGCGCCGAGGCAGCCACGAGCCCGGTCAATTCGTCTATGGTGAAAAGAGTCTTCTCCAAAAGGGAGAGCGGCTCGACGTCGCTGCAGATCCCCCAGCCGTGGGAGACGACGGCGCGTATGTACTCCTCGGGCCAACCCGCTTCCCTGAGGATCTCCGGGGCCCGGTGGCAGTGCTGGTCCGGGTAGCGCTCATAATCGATGTCGTGCGCCAGCCCGATCACACCCCACATCTCCTCGTCTTCCCCATGTTTCTTGGCGAGGTGCCGCATCACAGC from Citrifermentans bremense harbors:
- a CDS encoding ABC-F family ATP-binding cassette domain-containing protein, which gives rise to MLHLKKLSKDFAGKPLFTEISWHLKKGERVGLVGENGAGKSTLMRIIAGEVESTSGEIQIARGGTVGYLPQDGIVAKGQPLFAEVMTALSELQDIEREIAQLTARLERESHDAPGHDQLLDRFGHLQEEFRLKGGYSMESEVGNVLTGLGFSPADWEKECGEFSGGWQMRIALAKLLLKKPNVLLLDEPTNHLDIEARNWLEGYLQGYPYSVMLVSHDRFFLDQVCSRIAEVWNHDISDYHCNYSRYLVLREERVSALRDAKKRQDEEVEKIEDFISRFRYKTDKAALVQSRIKQLEKIERIVLPPERKKIRFSFPTPPKSGKTVMELTNVTKAYGSNVVLNGIDLTVESGERIALVGHNGAGKSTLMRVLASADVSSGSVKDGHNVIKDYFAQDQAQELEASRSAYDELLADAPFDMVPQLRDILGAFLFSGDDIHKKVGVLSGGERNRLALAKLLLRPSNLLLMDEPTNHLDLFSKEVLLEALKNFPGTVVFVSHDRHFIDGLATRVVEVGGGKLESFYGDYEYYLEKTSGMAPASAPDGGGRLTPSPVEMKMTDFADAGAGGDRLSRQQQREQDKQRQKEERARERKQAELEQKIAAKEGELAELEQAMAAPEFFSDHEAARVAGERHALLTDEIASLYQAWEAA
- a CDS encoding YajD family HNH nuclease, whose translation is MSPSFRPRGPKSVEPKSAEEIDELVRKMRGEQQRPDNYRERSLKLHGWICAKCGREFELANLHLLTVHHKDGNHNYNPPDGSNWENLCVYCHDDEHSRTILADYLEGKEKKP
- a CDS encoding HDIG domain-containing metalloprotein, producing MSSKPTREATWELIKEYLPSDQMQRHSLSVEAVMRHLAKKHGEDEEMWGVIGLAHDIDYERYPDQHCHRAPEILREAGWPEEYIRAVVSHGWGICSDVEPLSLLEKTLFTIDELTGLVAASALVRPSKSILDLPVKSVTKKWKDKAFAAGADRSVIEKGAAMIGVELPELISDTIEGMRTEAEAIGLKGNL